The Toxorhynchites rutilus septentrionalis strain SRP chromosome 3, ASM2978413v1, whole genome shotgun sequence genome includes a region encoding these proteins:
- the LOC129778651 gene encoding uncharacterized protein LOC129778651, with protein MEKNKNKTTTKNQFERIVLLLEQEPDIAKGFSRGNSGPFWDDLAAEVNSLGPPIRDGSGWKKVWADYKSGLKRKLAHNKREQRATGGGPNKIINLSELEEQAVLLTGLLATVEGIPGTSSHGTQLGSPSGEPQDADQENFIYYGTSDECDGINNTIHFQPSQPKKSRPSTTRLLELQVEQQNKFHTNVKSLLKNTNKNLSDLVHYQRQSARAILSVDATLKEHLSEQKRHNHEMEKIALEKSIATNP; from the exons AT ggaaaaaaacaaaaacaaaacaaccactAAAAATCAGTTCGAGCGGATTGTGCTGCTTCTGGAGCAAGAGCCGGACATAGCAAAGGGTTTCTCCCGAGGAAATTCCGGACCCTTCTGGGATGATCTGGCGGCAGAAGTCAATAGTTTGGGACCGCCTATTCGCGATGGAAGTGGATGGAAAAAG GTTTGGGCGGACTATAAGTCCGGATTAAAGCGAAAACTCGCTCACAACAAACGGGAGCAGAGGGCGACAGGTGGAGGacccaataaaattatcaatttgtcCGAGCTGGAGGAGCAGGCAGTTCTACTAACTGGGTTACTTGCGACCGTGGAAGGAATCCCGGGTACCTCATCTCATGGAACACAGTTGGGTTCGCCTTCGGGTGAACCTCAAGATGCAGACCaggaaaattttatatattatggTACTTCCGACGAGTGTGACGGTATCAATAATACCATTCACTTCCAGCCCTCTCAGCCGAAAAAATCCAGACCTTCTACCACGAGGCTATTAGAGCTGCAAGTCgagcaacaaaacaaatttcacaCCAATGTGAAATCCCtgttaaaaaacacaaataagAATTTGAGTGATCTGGTTCATTATCAGCGCCAATCAGCTCGAGCGATTCTTTCCGTGGATGCCACACTCAAAGAACATCTGAGTGAACAAAAACGACATAACCACGAGATGGAGAAGATCGCGCTGGAGAAATCAATAGCGACAAATCCTTGA